Proteins co-encoded in one Cytobacillus sp. NJ13 genomic window:
- the pssA gene encoding CDP-diacylglycerol--serine O-phosphatidyltransferase: MRFIKTIPNMVTLGNLFCGFLSIGMAANGEFKNAAILILIGMMLDSMDGRLARMLKADSTLGKELDSLADIVTFGVAPSFLVFYTYFFQFGILGLIVSGLFPLFGAYRLARFNISPPKSSLNYFIGVPITAAGGIMAILTLFGDRIPNIITTVVFTALCFLMVSRIRIPSFKEVPLPKYGTIVTIFLGSVLYVIYKGSYGPFPDLIYIAIPLYIAYLTYRFIKGKNKKEID; this comes from the coding sequence GTGCGTTTTATTAAAACAATCCCCAATATGGTCACTTTGGGTAATTTATTTTGCGGTTTTCTTTCAATCGGGATGGCTGCCAATGGCGAATTTAAAAATGCAGCAATATTGATATTAATCGGCATGATGCTTGATAGCATGGACGGCAGGCTGGCAAGAATGCTGAAAGCGGATAGTACGCTTGGAAAAGAACTTGATTCTCTGGCAGATATTGTTACATTTGGGGTTGCCCCTTCATTTTTGGTCTTTTATACATACTTTTTTCAATTTGGAATCCTTGGTTTAATCGTTTCAGGTCTTTTTCCTCTATTCGGGGCATATCGGCTTGCCCGATTTAATATCAGTCCACCAAAGTCCTCATTAAATTATTTTATAGGAGTTCCGATAACAGCAGCAGGAGGGATCATGGCCATACTGACCCTTTTTGGTGACCGTATTCCCAATATCATCACAACTGTTGTGTTCACTGCACTATGCTTTCTAATGGTAAGCAGAATTCGGATTCCCAGCTTTAAGGAAGTTCCTCTTCCAAAATACGGGACGATTGTTACCATTTTTCTTGGAAGTGTCCTGTACGTTATTTATAAGGGCTCCTATGGACCATTTCCCGATTTAATATATATTGCGATTCCGCTTTACATAGCGTATTTGACATACCGATTCATTAAAGGTAAAAACAAAAAAGAAATCGATTAA
- a CDS encoding ABC transporter ATP-binding protein, with protein MIKIRNVRKSFEEMDAVENVSIEVNKGSIYGLLGSNGAGKTTLLKLLAGIYAEDEGSVAIEGQPVFENPVIKEKIFFIQDHPYFLPQYTVKQMAQFYQNIYSRWDDGRFEKLAGIFEMDIHKKIHRFSKGIQRQAAFILALSARPEVLILDEPMDGLDPVMRKKVKSLLIDEVAEREMTILISSHNLREVEDLCDFIGIMHKGRMILEKDLDDLKIDTHKIQVAFKGSVPAIFDPLKILHKEKRGSIMICIVKGDAKEISSYIEQFKPVIFDMLPLTLEEIFIYEMGDIGYAVQNILG; from the coding sequence ATGATCAAAATCCGTAATGTACGTAAATCATTCGAGGAGATGGATGCTGTCGAAAATGTTTCCATCGAAGTCAATAAAGGGTCCATATACGGCTTGCTTGGTTCCAATGGAGCCGGTAAAACAACGCTCTTGAAGCTTTTGGCAGGCATCTATGCGGAGGATGAGGGGTCTGTTGCCATTGAAGGCCAGCCAGTCTTCGAAAATCCGGTAATTAAAGAAAAGATCTTTTTTATTCAGGATCATCCCTATTTTCTGCCTCAATATACAGTTAAGCAAATGGCACAATTCTATCAAAATATTTACAGCAGATGGGATGACGGCCGCTTTGAAAAACTGGCTGGTATATTTGAAATGGACATACATAAAAAGATTCATAGATTTTCAAAAGGCATTCAGAGGCAGGCTGCTTTTATCCTTGCTTTGTCTGCGAGGCCGGAAGTTTTAATTTTGGATGAGCCTATGGATGGGCTAGACCCCGTCATGAGAAAAAAAGTGAAGAGCCTGCTTATAGATGAGGTTGCCGAAAGAGAAATGACCATCCTTATTTCCTCTCATAACCTGCGAGAAGTGGAAGATTTATGTGATTTTATTGGCATCATGCATAAAGGGCGTATGATCCTGGAAAAAGACCTGGATGATCTTAAAATAGATACACATAAGATTCAAGTGGCTTTTAAAGGATCTGTACCAGCCATTTTCGATCCGCTGAAAATCCTTCATAAAGAAAAAAGAGGCAGCATTATGATCTGCATTGTAAAGGGAGATGCGAAGGAAATATCGTCATATATAGAACAATTTAAGCCAGTGATTTTCGATATGCTTCCCCTTACATTAGAGGAGATCTTCATTTATGAAATGGGGGACATTGGATATGCAGTCCAGAACATCCTTGGTTAA
- a CDS encoding 3-hydroxyacyl-CoA dehydrogenase, which yields MEVKDCRAIITGGASGLGEATVRKIAGCGGKVLIADLAEDRASHLIKELGGNVLFLKTDVTKEEDMQRAVAFASEQFGSFNTAVNCAGIGIAAKLIGRKGVHALDMFQKVITINLVGTFNVIRLAAEQMAKNDPNDQGERGVIINTASVAAFEGQIGQAAYSASKGGVVGMTLPIARELAGYGIRVMTIAPGLFNTPMFESLPEEARDSLGKMVPFPSRLGYPEEYARLAESILVNPMLNGETIRLDGGIRMQPK from the coding sequence ATGGAAGTGAAAGATTGCAGGGCCATTATCACTGGCGGCGCCTCAGGGCTTGGCGAGGCGACTGTGAGAAAAATAGCCGGATGCGGCGGAAAAGTTCTTATTGCAGATTTGGCTGAAGATCGGGCAAGCCACCTTATCAAGGAACTGGGGGGAAATGTTCTTTTTTTGAAAACGGATGTAACAAAAGAAGAAGACATGCAGAGAGCAGTGGCATTCGCTTCTGAACAATTTGGCAGCTTTAATACTGCAGTTAACTGTGCCGGCATAGGAATTGCCGCCAAGCTGATTGGCCGAAAGGGAGTCCATGCACTGGACATGTTCCAAAAGGTCATTACGATTAATCTGGTCGGGACTTTTAATGTCATTCGTCTGGCTGCTGAACAAATGGCAAAGAATGATCCGAATGATCAAGGTGAAAGAGGCGTCATTATTAACACGGCTTCCGTAGCAGCCTTTGAAGGACAAATTGGCCAGGCTGCATATAGTGCATCAAAAGGCGGTGTGGTTGGCATGACCTTGCCAATTGCCAGAGAGCTGGCGGGTTATGGGATTCGTGTTATGACGATTGCCCCTGGATTGTTTAATACACCAATGTTTGAATCGCTTCCTGAGGAGGCAAGGGATTCATTAGGGAAAATGGTGCCTTTTCCTTCAAGGCTTGGATATCCTGAGGAGTATGCCAGGCTTGCTGAGAGTATTTTAGTGAATCCAATGCTGAATGGCGAAACTATCCGTCTGGATGGCGGTATCCGCATGCAGCCAAAGTAA
- a CDS encoding GntR family transcriptional regulator, translating into MFELDVRSRKPIYEQLVERLKELIITEVLTADEQLPSVRTLAHQLTINPNTIQKAYRELESQGYIYSIKGKGSFVSPATPDLNSEKIEKVKIELSKLLSEAIYLGITKHELFKMIQELEAAIGGGIEDDQNP; encoded by the coding sequence ATGTTTGAATTGGACGTAAGGAGCCGAAAGCCTATATATGAACAGCTGGTTGAGCGGCTTAAAGAGCTGATCATCACAGAGGTATTAACAGCAGATGAACAGCTGCCTTCCGTTCGAACGCTGGCCCATCAGCTGACAATCAATCCCAATACGATTCAAAAGGCATACAGGGAGCTTGAATCCCAGGGCTATATTTATTCTATAAAGGGGAAGGGCAGTTTTGTCAGTCCAGCGACTCCCGATCTGAACAGCGAAAAAATAGAAAAAGTGAAAATTGAGCTTTCAAAGCTTTTATCAGAAGCTATATATCTTGGAATCACAAAACATGAATTATTTAAGATGATTCAGGAATTAGAAGCAGCTATAGGGGGAGGGATAGAAGATGATCAAAATCCGTAA
- a CDS encoding fatty acid--CoA ligase — protein MTTTIGRVFDLTAGKFPNKEALYDVRKNLRLTYKEWRLEINKLANALMNAGVRKGDRVSTCLFNTEELATAFFACAKIGAIFNPINFRLMSEEVAYILQDAEPKVVLFEQMLESGITPIAKRFAHTAFWYIDDNAPGYASSYREKVDAASHDEIEIEIDENDLYAIMYTSGTTGRPKGVVHRHRDVAEQSLIVIGATKLESSDNGLVTAPMFHCAELHCAFLPRVHVGAKNTILHHFDAKEVLQLISDEKITKFFAAPAMWNMLLQENLSHYNLESLKLGLYGAAPMAPALVYACREKLGISLVQAYGMTEMGPAITFLSENDQIRKAGSAGQACLNHEIRIVRPNENGPSDPEDVVPAGETGEIIVKGPCMMSGYFNRDEANNLAMHGGWYHSGDIGYLDDEGYLYVKDRVDDMIISGGENIYPREVEDILYTHNGVLDVAVIGQPDDRWGETVTAFVVKKDPALSENELDELCRNSDELANYKRPRKYVFCEALPRNASGKIQKFMLRKQLEDLFADGKI, from the coding sequence ATGACTACTACTATTGGAAGAGTTTTTGATCTGACTGCCGGAAAGTTTCCGAATAAAGAAGCCCTGTATGATGTCAGAAAAAATCTGCGTCTTACCTATAAGGAATGGCGTCTTGAGATCAATAAATTGGCGAATGCCTTAATGAATGCGGGAGTCAGGAAGGGTGACAGGGTTTCTACCTGCCTTTTTAACACCGAGGAGCTTGCAACGGCATTCTTTGCATGTGCAAAAATCGGTGCCATTTTTAATCCGATCAACTTTAGACTGATGTCAGAAGAAGTTGCTTATATCCTTCAGGATGCAGAGCCAAAAGTAGTGTTATTTGAACAAATGCTGGAATCAGGCATTACCCCAATTGCTAAACGTTTTGCGCATACAGCCTTCTGGTACATTGATGACAATGCACCCGGATATGCCTCATCCTATCGGGAAAAAGTGGATGCAGCATCGCACGATGAAATCGAAATAGAAATTGACGAAAATGACTTGTACGCTATTATGTACACAAGCGGTACCACGGGAAGGCCAAAAGGAGTTGTCCATAGGCATCGGGATGTGGCTGAACAAAGTTTAATCGTAATAGGGGCCACTAAGCTTGAAAGCAGTGACAATGGTCTCGTGACTGCTCCAATGTTCCACTGTGCAGAGCTTCACTGTGCCTTTTTGCCGAGGGTGCATGTGGGGGCTAAAAATACCATCCTCCATCACTTTGATGCAAAAGAAGTATTACAGTTAATCTCAGATGAGAAGATTACAAAGTTTTTTGCAGCTCCTGCCATGTGGAATATGCTGCTGCAGGAAAACTTAAGCCATTATAATCTGGAAAGCCTGAAGCTGGGACTATATGGCGCAGCTCCAATGGCTCCTGCACTTGTTTATGCATGCCGGGAGAAATTAGGCATTTCCCTCGTACAGGCATATGGAATGACCGAGATGGGGCCTGCGATTACGTTTTTATCTGAAAATGATCAAATCCGGAAAGCAGGGTCTGCAGGACAGGCTTGTTTAAACCATGAGATAAGGATTGTAAGGCCGAATGAAAATGGTCCATCAGATCCTGAGGATGTGGTGCCGGCAGGGGAAACGGGTGAAATCATCGTAAAAGGTCCATGCATGATGAGCGGTTATTTTAATCGGGATGAGGCAAACAATCTTGCCATGCATGGGGGCTGGTACCACTCTGGTGACATAGGATATCTGGATGACGAAGGCTACTTGTACGTCAAAGACAGAGTCGATGATATGATCATTAGCGGCGGAGAAAACATTTACCCCCGGGAAGTGGAAGATATTTTATATACGCATAATGGCGTACTGGATGTGGCAGTGATCGGCCAGCCTGATGACCGCTGGGGTGAGACGGTCACAGCATTTGTAGTTAAAAAAGATCCGGCACTATCTGAAAATGAGCTGGATGAACTGTGCAGGAATAGTGATGAACTCGCCAATTATAAGCGGCCAAGAAAATACGTATTCTGTGAAGCTCTGCCAAGGAATGCGAGCGGCAAGATTCAAAAATTTATGCTCCGCAAGCAGCTGGAGGATCTGTTCGCTGACGGAAAAATTTAG
- a CDS encoding nucleotide excision repair endonuclease has translation MIKIEIPQPDLVITRSRQTGQAGESDLSSVYGFTDYHKIPRDKGGMILFFDANEDLLFAGKARKLRQRVKKHFEDNVSPIKNHRDDVYKIAVIYVENSMEREIYETYIINTLHAKYNIDKVFYK, from the coding sequence TTGATAAAAATTGAAATCCCTCAGCCCGATCTCGTCATTACAAGAAGCAGGCAAACGGGACAGGCAGGAGAAAGTGACCTTAGCAGCGTCTATGGTTTCACAGATTATCATAAGATACCAAGAGACAAGGGCGGCATGATTCTGTTTTTCGATGCGAATGAAGATCTGCTCTTTGCAGGGAAGGCACGAAAATTAAGGCAGCGCGTGAAAAAGCATTTTGAAGATAATGTTTCCCCAATCAAAAATCATCGAGATGATGTCTATAAAATTGCGGTCATTTACGTTGAAAACAGCATGGAGCGCGAAATTTATGAGACTTATATCATTAATACCCTTCATGCAAAATATAATATAGACAAAGTATTTTACAAATAA
- a CDS encoding thiolase family protein translates to MREAVIVEGVRTPVGRKNGFLKDIRADDLAAEALKALVGRAGIDPQIIDDVILGCVSQIGEQTGDIARVAALIAGFPIEVPGTTIDRQCGSSQQAVHFAAQAILAGDMDIVIAGGVESMSRVPIGSSYQGVGFSEKLTERHEIIHQGLSAERIAEKYGFTREVLDRYSFESHQKALKAQAEGRFKREIAPLNVTLSDGQLMTVSEDSGPRKETSLEALGSLRTVFKENGVIHAGNSSQISDGAAALLIMSRDKAEELGMKARFRILSRTAVGSDPTLMLTGPIPATEKVLKKAGMAIEDIDVFEVNEAFAPVPLAWLKETGADPAKLNPNGGAIALGHPLGGSGARLMVTMMHELERTGGRYGLQSMCEGLGMANATIIERLD, encoded by the coding sequence ATGCGTGAGGCTGTCATCGTCGAAGGTGTCAGAACACCAGTAGGAAGAAAAAACGGCTTTTTAAAAGATATCAGGGCGGATGATCTGGCTGCTGAAGCACTAAAGGCACTTGTCGGACGTGCAGGTATAGATCCGCAAATCATTGATGATGTCATTCTTGGATGTGTCTCGCAAATAGGCGAACAAACAGGGGATATTGCAAGGGTCGCAGCATTGATCGCAGGTTTTCCGATTGAAGTGCCAGGGACCACTATTGACCGCCAATGCGGCTCCAGCCAGCAGGCTGTCCATTTTGCAGCTCAGGCGATATTAGCGGGAGATATGGATATTGTTATCGCAGGCGGTGTTGAAAGCATGTCCCGTGTCCCTATCGGCTCCAGTTATCAGGGTGTCGGATTCAGTGAAAAATTGACTGAAAGACATGAAATCATCCACCAGGGCTTATCGGCTGAACGCATTGCTGAAAAATATGGTTTTACAAGAGAAGTACTGGATCGCTATTCATTTGAGAGCCACCAAAAGGCTTTAAAAGCCCAGGCTGAAGGCCGTTTTAAGAGAGAGATTGCACCATTAAATGTGACATTGTCTGATGGGCAGCTCATGACGGTATCGGAGGACTCTGGCCCCAGAAAGGAAACGTCACTGGAAGCACTTGGCAGCTTAAGAACAGTCTTTAAAGAGAATGGAGTGATTCATGCAGGAAATTCAAGTCAAATCAGTGATGGAGCCGCAGCACTATTAATTATGTCCCGCGATAAGGCGGAAGAGCTTGGAATGAAGGCGAGGTTCAGGATTCTTTCCCGTACAGCAGTCGGCTCTGATCCTACTTTAATGCTGACAGGACCTATACCTGCAACTGAGAAAGTGTTAAAGAAAGCTGGAATGGCTATTGAGGACATTGATGTGTTTGAAGTGAACGAAGCGTTCGCCCCTGTTCCGCTTGCCTGGCTGAAAGAAACAGGAGCCGATCCCGCAAAGCTTAATCCAAACGGAGGAGCCATTGCACTCGGCCATCCTCTGGGAGGCAGCGGTGCACGGCTGATGGTCACTATGATGCATGAACTTGAAAGAACAGGGGGGCGCTATGGACTGCAGTCAATGTGTGAAGGCCTTGGTATGGCAAATGCGACTATTATTGAACGATTAGATTGA
- a CDS encoding DUF6449 domain-containing protein: MKWGTLDMQSRTSLVKREILKTILRSVGWVSIVYFLGLFFAIPLDIMMSSSEDQRKYLDIDNLFQYNFQLQYIFTISVPVAMSVFLFRFMQIKQYSDLMHSLPIRRESIFHQYALTGIMLLNLPVLLIAFIVLILYQPLDLQEFYSVGEIFNWAGITLLFNTVIYLAGVSVGMMTGLSAVQGALTYIFLLLPVGLIVLFSINLPFYVFGYPGQYYMSSKFEKFSPLIAATQMNMRIPSAIEAAVYLVLILSLYFVGLQIYKRRRMEAVSHALVFPITKPIFKYSVTFCTMLLGGGYFGEMRGGMSWLIAGYLFGALIGYAAAEMVLQKSWRVTINVKGLLAYTALMAALFVLFQFDFTQYEKSIPRANEIERVHFSESFYLYSDIDHEEPLYLKEYENIDLVRRFHETIVKDENRLEEIPGRDSVFIVYELKNGEKLVRDYRINKKEYKPFLKLIYESDEYKKATNEIYQVSADATTKLTITPTGPVNKRAVITDDKDLKEAIEILTEEVDSASFEELQGSDEPYAHIEIFYNDSNKAYMPWYPSYSRFEKWLEEKSLLNEARVNSNDISYALAAKAKDIDINFAAGYSYEEVFEEMRDSKSAVKLTDKEQIESSLKNSDGYIDGDYIIAFYFDEQRTIDIKSFTEESVPVFIKERLQ; encoded by the coding sequence ATGAAATGGGGGACATTGGATATGCAGTCCAGAACATCCTTGGTTAAAAGGGAAATTTTAAAAACGATCCTCAGAAGTGTCGGCTGGGTTTCCATTGTATATTTTCTCGGTCTTTTCTTTGCGATTCCTCTCGATATTATGATGAGTTCTTCAGAAGATCAGCGAAAATACTTAGACATTGACAATCTGTTTCAATATAACTTTCAGCTGCAATATATTTTTACTATATCTGTACCGGTAGCCATGTCAGTGTTCCTATTCAGGTTCATGCAGATAAAACAATACAGCGATTTAATGCACAGCCTGCCAATCAGGCGGGAATCCATTTTTCATCAGTATGCTTTAACGGGAATCATGCTATTAAATTTACCAGTATTACTTATTGCATTCATAGTCCTGATTCTTTACCAGCCATTGGATTTGCAGGAGTTTTACTCAGTAGGAGAAATATTCAATTGGGCAGGAATCACTCTATTATTCAATACTGTAATTTACCTGGCAGGAGTTTCAGTCGGAATGATGACAGGATTATCTGCCGTCCAAGGTGCCTTAACGTATATTTTCCTTTTGCTGCCTGTTGGCTTGATTGTTTTGTTCTCTATTAATCTGCCTTTCTATGTGTTTGGCTATCCAGGCCAGTATTATATGTCAAGCAAATTTGAGAAGTTTTCTCCATTGATCGCTGCGACTCAGATGAATATGCGCATTCCGTCAGCCATCGAGGCTGCCGTTTATCTTGTTCTTATTTTGTCACTGTATTTTGTTGGTTTGCAGATCTATAAAAGGAGAAGGATGGAGGCTGTCTCCCATGCCCTGGTTTTTCCAATTACAAAACCCATTTTTAAATATAGTGTAACTTTTTGCACAATGCTTTTAGGGGGAGGGTATTTCGGTGAGATGCGCGGCGGCATGAGCTGGCTTATAGCTGGATATCTGTTTGGTGCATTGATTGGATATGCGGCTGCCGAAATGGTTCTGCAAAAATCATGGCGTGTGACCATTAATGTGAAAGGATTGCTGGCATACACAGCTTTAATGGCGGCCTTATTCGTTTTATTCCAATTTGACTTTACTCAATATGAAAAAAGCATACCACGGGCCAATGAAATTGAGCGGGTTCATTTTAGCGAGAGTTTTTACCTTTATAGTGATATCGATCATGAGGAGCCCTTATATTTGAAAGAATATGAGAATATTGATTTGGTCAGAAGATTTCATGAGACGATTGTAAAGGATGAAAACAGGCTTGAGGAGATTCCGGGCCGCGATTCAGTTTTTATCGTGTATGAACTGAAAAATGGTGAAAAGCTAGTCCGTGATTATAGGATTAATAAAAAGGAATACAAGCCATTTCTTAAGTTGATTTATGAATCTGATGAATATAAAAAGGCAACAAATGAAATTTATCAGGTTTCAGCAGATGCAACAACGAAATTAACGATTACTCCAACTGGGCCTGTTAATAAACGGGCGGTCATTACAGACGATAAAGATTTAAAAGAGGCTATTGAGATATTAACTGAAGAAGTTGATTCTGCTTCCTTTGAAGAGCTCCAGGGAAGTGACGAGCCATATGCGCATATTGAGATTTTTTATAATGACAGCAATAAAGCTTATATGCCTTGGTATCCTTCTTATTCAAGATTTGAGAAATGGCTGGAAGAAAAGTCATTATTGAATGAAGCAAGAGTGAACAGCAATGATATATCTTATGCTTTGGCTGCAAAAGCGAAGGATATCGATATCAATTTTGCAGCTGGGTACTCGTATGAAGAAGTTTTTGAAGAAATGAGAGATAGCAAATCTGCCGTCAAATTAACGGATAAGGAACAAATAGAAAGCAGCTTGAAGAATTCAGATGGATATATTGATGGAGACTATATTATTGCGTTCTATTTTGATGAACAAAGGACAATTGATATTAAAAGCTTCACTGAAGAATCAGTGCCGGTCTTTATAAAGGAAAGGCTTCAATAA
- a CDS encoding CaiB/BaiF CoA-transferase family protein, producing the protein MLKGIRVIDFSNYLPGPFASQRLADLGAEVIKVEPFTGDPARQLDIKIEGTGAVFAANNRGKKSITLNLKSEEGRSAALKLISESHAVLESFRPGVMKKLGLDYESVKRHKPTIVYCSLTGYGENKDYQYLGSHDLNYMAVSGALSQLKDRSGSPVHPSNTIADFMGGMAASERILAALLSSRISGKGGHHCISIAEVMASIMGNHLLIENETGYPNGLSVLSGEIVAYSIYETKDTRFAALAALEPKFWINFCKSAGREDWIDSHFSRASGNNPVYLEMTELFKSRTLKEWTEFGQRVDCCLTPVLETGELKDFPLFKRIYERDGNYPLVKMHGGIDSAVAGPPKLGEHNEEVLRNIAGLPEEKIKTLATEKIF; encoded by the coding sequence ATGTTAAAAGGCATAAGAGTTATTGATTTTTCCAATTATCTTCCTGGTCCGTTTGCTTCCCAGAGGCTTGCGGATCTTGGAGCTGAAGTAATTAAGGTTGAACCATTTACTGGTGACCCCGCAAGGCAGCTGGATATTAAAATAGAGGGTACAGGAGCAGTGTTTGCCGCCAACAACCGCGGTAAAAAAAGCATTACACTCAATCTGAAGAGTGAGGAAGGAAGAAGTGCGGCCCTTAAGCTGATTTCTGAAAGTCATGCCGTGCTGGAAAGCTTTCGGCCAGGTGTTATGAAAAAACTGGGACTTGATTATGAGTCTGTAAAAAGACACAAGCCCACTATTGTTTATTGCTCCCTGACAGGCTACGGGGAGAATAAAGACTATCAATATTTAGGCAGCCATGATTTAAACTACATGGCAGTAAGCGGCGCCCTTTCTCAGCTAAAGGACCGCAGCGGAAGCCCTGTACACCCGTCTAATACTATAGCGGATTTTATGGGAGGAATGGCCGCAAGTGAAAGGATACTGGCAGCCCTGCTTTCCAGCAGGATTTCCGGCAAAGGCGGGCATCACTGCATTTCCATTGCTGAAGTGATGGCTTCCATCATGGGAAACCATTTGCTGATCGAAAATGAAACGGGTTATCCAAATGGGCTTTCGGTACTAAGCGGGGAAATCGTCGCCTACTCCATTTATGAAACAAAGGATACGCGGTTTGCTGCTCTTGCTGCATTAGAGCCGAAGTTCTGGATAAACTTCTGCAAGAGTGCCGGCAGGGAGGATTGGATTGATTCCCATTTCTCCCGTGCCTCTGGCAATAATCCTGTATATTTGGAGATGACCGAATTATTTAAAAGCAGGACATTGAAAGAGTGGACTGAATTCGGGCAAAGAGTTGATTGCTGCCTGACTCCGGTATTGGAGACGGGTGAATTAAAAGATTTTCCACTTTTTAAGAGGATTTATGAACGAGACGGGAATTACCCTTTGGTTAAAATGCATGGAGGAATTGACTCAGCAGTGGCTGGCCCTCCAAAACTGGGAGAACATAATGAGGAAGTTTTAAGAAATATTGCAGGATTGCCAGAGGAGAAAATTAAGACTTTGGCAACAGAGAAAATATTTTAA
- a CDS encoding RNA polymerase sigma factor, translating to MIKPSMDMREICRLYNKRLYHIAYNITRDHYLAQDVVQESLLKAYKKMDSIDDQEKLGAWLSSIATRTAIDFVRKERRLNERIQDSADFENCMESKYIDAGQEAEVNLLEEQIYAYVDSLSYEQKRVFLLKTKHGLKEREIADILHLNPNTVKTKLYRVRQHLREILGDRYLA from the coding sequence GTGATTAAACCTTCAATGGATATGAGAGAGATCTGCAGGCTCTACAATAAACGGCTCTATCATATTGCTTATAATATTACTAGGGATCATTATCTTGCACAGGATGTTGTGCAGGAATCGCTGCTCAAAGCATATAAAAAAATGGACAGCATTGATGATCAGGAAAAGCTGGGGGCCTGGTTATCCTCGATTGCAACCAGAACTGCGATTGATTTTGTCCGAAAAGAAAGAAGGTTAAATGAGAGAATACAGGATTCCGCTGATTTTGAAAACTGCATGGAAAGTAAATATATTGATGCTGGGCAGGAAGCAGAAGTCAATTTGCTTGAGGAGCAGATATACGCTTATGTGGATTCCCTCTCCTATGAACAGAAAAGGGTTTTCCTGCTTAAAACAAAGCACGGGCTAAAAGAGAGAGAAATAGCGGACATTCTCCATCTCAACCCAAACACTGTCAAAACAAAATTGTATCGGGTCAGGCAGCACCTTAGAGAAATTCTTGGCGATCGGTATTTGGCATAG
- a CDS encoding acyl-CoA dehydrogenase family protein, whose protein sequence is MAASYIQEEHEIFRQSLRKFLEKEAYPNYEKWEEDRIIPRNFWNKMGEQGFLCPDIEEKYGGSNVDWGFSAVINEELERVGSGMVGIGLHNDIVVPYITAYGTDEQKERWLPKCAAGEIITAIAMTEPGAGSDLAGIRTTARLEGDHYIVNGEKTFITNGIHSDLVIIACKTNPNAVPRHKGVSLLAIERGTKGFTRGRKLNKVGLHCQDTAELIFEDCKIPKENLIGEEGKGFLYLMEKLQQERLVVAIAAQVAAEVMLNLTVEYVRNREAFGKPVSQFQNTQFKIAEMATDIEMGRTFLDQLITEHMAGKDVVTKVSMAKWKLTENARNIAAECMQLHGGYGYMEEYEIARRYRDIPVASIYAGTNEIMKTIIAKNMGL, encoded by the coding sequence ATGGCTGCTTCATACATACAGGAAGAGCATGAAATTTTTCGGCAATCTCTGCGTAAGTTTTTAGAGAAGGAAGCCTATCCGAATTATGAGAAATGGGAAGAGGACAGGATCATTCCCCGGAATTTTTGGAACAAGATGGGGGAGCAGGGTTTTTTATGCCCGGATATTGAAGAAAAATATGGAGGAAGCAATGTTGATTGGGGTTTCTCAGCAGTCATCAATGAAGAGCTTGAACGGGTTGGCTCAGGGATGGTGGGAATTGGGCTCCACAATGATATCGTTGTTCCGTACATTACTGCTTATGGAACAGATGAGCAAAAGGAAAGGTGGCTGCCAAAGTGTGCTGCAGGTGAAATCATTACTGCTATCGCAATGACTGAACCTGGCGCCGGATCTGATTTAGCCGGCATCCGAACGACAGCAAGGCTTGAAGGGGACCATTACATAGTGAATGGAGAAAAGACCTTTATAACCAATGGAATTCATTCCGATTTAGTTATCATAGCCTGTAAAACCAATCCCAATGCAGTTCCCCGGCATAAAGGGGTAAGCTTGCTTGCGATCGAGAGGGGAACAAAGGGGTTCACAAGAGGAAGAAAATTAAACAAGGTCGGTCTTCACTGTCAGGATACGGCAGAGTTAATTTTTGAAGATTGCAAGATTCCGAAAGAAAATCTGATTGGAGAAGAAGGGAAAGGTTTTCTATATTTGATGGAAAAGCTGCAGCAGGAAAGACTTGTCGTAGCAATCGCTGCCCAGGTGGCTGCAGAGGTAATGCTTAATTTAACAGTGGAATATGTTAGGAATCGCGAGGCGTTCGGAAAACCGGTCAGCCAGTTTCAAAACACTCAATTTAAGATTGCCGAAATGGCAACAGATATAGAAATGGGAAGGACGTTTCTTGATCAATTGATTACAGAGCATATGGCAGGAAAAGATGTAGTTACAAAGGTCTCCATGGCGAAATGGAAGCTTACAGAAAATGCCCGGAATATTGCTGCAGAATGCATGCAGCTTCATGGCGGCTATGGCTATATGGAAGAATACGAGATTGCAAGGAGATACAGGGATATACCAGTTGCCAGCATATATGCAGGTACAAATGAAATCATGAAAACCATTATTGCGAAGAACATGGGTTTATAA